The Flavobacterium jumunjinense genome includes a region encoding these proteins:
- a CDS encoding RDD family protein has protein sequence MYPNLLDRIKGLTIDAIILIALIIITSDVLNSFENTPEIMKAFLFVLYFILYEPLLVSIKGATIGQNYAGIKVRKANDESQKINFINALLRYGIKMVLGWVSFITFFTSDNKRTLHDLASGSIVIYK, from the coding sequence ATGTATCCAAACCTACTAGACAGAATTAAAGGTCTTACAATTGATGCTATTATTCTTATTGCCTTGATTATTATTACAAGTGACGTTTTAAATTCATTTGAAAACACTCCAGAAATAATGAAAGCTTTCTTATTTGTGCTCTATTTCATTTTATATGAACCATTGTTAGTTTCTATAAAAGGGGCTACAATTGGTCAGAACTATGCTGGAATTAAAGTAAGGAAAGCAAATGATGAGTCTCAAAAAATTAACTTTATAAATGCATTACTTCGATATGGTATTAAAATGGTATTAGGCTGGGTTTCTTTCATTACTTTTTTTACATCCGATAACAAAAGAACACTGCATGATTTAGCATCGGGTTCTATCGTAATATATAAATAA
- a CDS encoding GyrI-like domain-containing protein: protein MFLKTETITAKKMIGFSIKTTMANDQTVKIWQQLMPRLKEIKNAVSADLFSLQIYNGETFEEFTPTTAFTKFALVAVKNYDFVPENFQQFDLPAGKYAVFLHKGTSADFPKTTHYIYAEWLPNSEYTIDDRPHFAVMGDNYLGHENPETEEEVWVPIQ from the coding sequence ATGTTCTTAAAAACTGAAACAATTACCGCAAAGAAAATGATTGGTTTTTCTATTAAAACCACGATGGCTAATGATCAAACGGTGAAGATTTGGCAACAATTGATGCCTCGATTAAAAGAAATTAAAAATGCTGTAAGTGCCGATTTATTTTCACTACAAATTTACAATGGTGAAACTTTTGAGGAGTTTACACCTACAACTGCGTTTACAAAATTTGCTTTGGTAGCAGTAAAAAACTATGATTTTGTTCCTGAAAATTTTCAACAATTTGATTTACCAGCTGGCAAGTATGCTGTTTTTCTTCATAAAGGTACAAGTGCAGATTTCCCAAAAACCACGCACTATATTTATGCAGAATGGTTACCCAATTCGGAATATACTATAGATGATCGCCCTCATTTTGCAGTAATGGGCGATAACTATTTAGGACATGAAAACCCAGAAACAGAAGAAGAAGTTTGGGTACCTATACAATAA